The Plectropomus leopardus isolate mb unplaced genomic scaffold, YSFRI_Pleo_2.0 unplaced_scaffold13424, whole genome shotgun sequence nucleotide sequence GGTGTAGTTTACGGAGTGTTTGGCGATGTGTGCAGCACGCTGTACGTCATTCGGTTTACTTTATGGAGTTTGCAGCATAGTGTACCTTATATTTGTCGCAGTTTATGTAGCGTTCAGCAAAGTGTGCAGCATCGTGTACGCAGTGTTCAGTGTagtttgtgtggtgtgtgctCTCTGTCACGTTCGGGTGGTTTAATCGTTAAAACGTACGTGAATGTTCCCAGCTGacggagaggagagagatgtaTGTTTGTCGTGTCTTCAGGCGAGCTCCTGAGGAAGAAGCGGCGGGAAAAGGGCGGCCACAAAGACCCTCTGCTGCAGGAGATCAGCCACCTGCAGGAGGAGGTCATGGCTCAGATCTCCAACCTGCGCAAAGAGCACGAAGCCGCAGAGAGGAAACGCAACGAGATCGAGAAGGTCGCGCTCATCCTCGGCCTGATGCCGTCTGACAGGCCCCGCAGGAGCGTCAAACCGGCCGATGGCCAGGAGGACGAACCGCCGCCACCGCCGccaccagagaagaagaaacgtGAGGCGGAGTGGAGTCCTGATGGACGGCAGGCGGCCAGCAGCTCCACAATAAAGgtacacacacctgcagaggaGGTAAAACAGGAAGTACTATTGAAGCATAGCTAGGGCTCGTCAGCGCCACACTCCGTATTTATGAAGCAGCTTAGATTAACACTTTATCTTCAaagtaaataacattttatagtTTATGATTGAAACTCAGATCAGAAGCTAAT carries:
- the LOC121963958 gene encoding zinc finger protein 318-like, which codes for MFVVSSGELLRKKRREKGGHKDPLLQEISHLQEEVMAQISNLRKEHEAAERKRNEIEKVALILGLMPSDRPRRSVKPADGQEDEPPPPPPPEKKKREAEWSPDGRQAASSSTIKQTSAVPPPAGASPDKPPIVIVAAPALPPTPPPPPTPPPEPFEYYDAGNHWCKNCNVTSGSMFDFFTHLHSKTHRKVCFHI